The Dendropsophus ebraccatus isolate aDenEbr1 chromosome 3, aDenEbr1.pat, whole genome shotgun sequence genomic interval GTTTCTCTTGCTTACAATTATGTCAGTAGACCGTTATTTGGCCATATGCAATCCTTTAAGGTATAAAACTATAATGAGTAAAAAATCATGTTATTTTTTGTCTGCTGTCGTTTGGACTTTTGGCTTTTGTAGTTCTACTTATCACACATCCAGTACCTTTCGTCTATCGTTCTGTTCATCGAATAAAATAAATCACTTCTTTTGTGAAATTCCACAATTGCTGGCGCTGTCGTGCTCAGACACAAGTGTAAATGAACTGGTACTTATAGTTACGGATGTTGTTTtgggtgttttttgttttatttttatttttggatcatatttatttattattttagcaGTGTTAAAAATCCGCACGGCCGAAGGAAAGATGAAAGCGTTCTCTACATGTGCCTCCCATATTACTGTGGTGTTATTATTTTATGGTACATTGATATTTGCCTATTTTAAACCTTCGACAGGAAATGCCTCTGATATGGACAAAGCCGTTGCTGTTTTCTATACTATTGTGATACCAATGTTAAACCCAATAttatacagcctaaggaacaAGGAAGTCAAGGATTCTGTTCAAAGAGTTATATTTAGAAGAGTAACTTTTAATGAATAAAACGATTCAAGTGTTTTTTTGTCCATATCAACAATGTATTACCTATCCACAAGTTAAATAATATATGTATGTCAGTTAGGGTCCAAccagtgggacccccaccaatcataagTGTCCTGAGTGCCCCAGTTTGAATGGAGTGACAGTCAAGTATAGAGCTCCATGCAAACATTATGTAGATATTCAATCACTGTACTAGATTATCCTTAGTAGTCTTATAGACTTTGAATTGAGTGGCAGAGTTCACACTGGGTACTCAGAAACCCAAttatgtgaggtgtgtgtgtgtgtgggggggggggggtccaatggTCGGACTCTTGGTCTGAGGTGAGAGGTTAGTGAATTAACAGTAAGTTGGGGTTCACAAAACTtgaaacactctgcatttgactcccggttgTTGGAAAAGTCGGATGTAATCctagggcctatggctgtatccatgttttccagtaagccctagggctgcatccattttcTTTATCCtctgggaatcaaatgccaagcttTAAGGGTTTTGCAAATCTGAACTTACAGTAAATTTGTTTATCTCTATCAGAGACCTATCCCCAATTATATGGATAGGTGATCTTCACTTTTGTCAGCTATGGTTCAGTAGACAAAGGAAATGTATAAATTCTTTGTAACCGTGTAAAAGAGGATTGATTTCATCCCTGTGTTCATGTAAGATGTTATGCAGTATGGAGGATGGTATAGTTAGTATAAGTACACATATAGCTGTATAATACATAGATTAAAGAGGTCATTGTGAATAACCTTTTATTTAACCATTTTAgtagaagtaataataataataataataataataataataataataaacaaagggCGTCTATAGACAACTAGGGGGGTAATGTGTCTTTAGGAGGAGTCCTCTGATGCCACTTATTGGAAGTTCTGTAACATCCGTATCAATGCTTGAGGCCTTCCCGAGCTTTAAAATATGACTGTGGAAATTCTTTGCTTCCAAGATTCCAAGATCCTCTttaaattaatatatattttagtttaaagaaaataaatcaggggagatttatcaaacaaggtgtaaagtaaaattggctcagttgccctagcaaccaatcagattccacctttcattttccaaagagtctgtgaggaatgaaaggtggaatctgattggttgctaggggcaactgagccagttttacttcacaccatgtttgataaatccccccccccattaattaCAATTGATTAAACAGCCCGCATCAGAGGCTACAGCCTTTTTACCACAGCCAATGGCAGTGTGGAATAACCCCCAAATACTATACCTCACTAGCTATAGCAATACTACAGTGACAATTACCTTTCTGGATGATAACTATATTTAGGTATTTTGGAAATTTCTACATGCAGTGATACCAACTGTTTTGagtttagaatttttttaaaataaattttttagcaatttttttgGTCACCCACTGCATACACACCATCTTGTACAGAcggcttatatatttatttatctcatatctggtgtagatttctgccaagaTTTACACCTgccagcaggcgtaaatcatggtaaactTAAAATAGTATTCACCAATAGGGTAGGCTCTTGTACATTCACTGTAGATGCAGCATCCATGGATGACCACATCGGTATGTAATCCCCTACTATAATCAACTGGCCCCTTTTTACAGGGTTGACCTTGGACAATGCTTTCCTAATAAACCTGTGCTGTCTTCTGTTGGGAGCATATAACGCAACTAGCATGAAGGATTTGTTATTTAGGTTACAGACTAATATCACAAGGCACCCCTTATCatccatcattaaccccttaacgaccgcgggcgtaagtgtacgcccccaaaacccgtgccttaacgcaaacgggcgtacattgaCACCCGCGGTTTCCccaatcgctgcgtgtacacacgcagagATCGGGgacgatggcctgctataatgtatagcaggccatccctgcttgtcggcacgggggtgattaaccccccaccccgtgctgacgatcagcgctattggctga includes:
- the LOC138786419 gene encoding olfactory receptor 5V1-like: MYNESIVSEFILLGLSNVPDLDIILFCVFLLMYIVCMTGNLVIIIITNIDPALNTPMYFFLSNLSFLDVLCTTSTIPKMLANFFSKNKVITFHGCVVQMFIFTAAMDTEFLLLTIMSVDRYLAICNPLRYKTIMSKKSCYFLSAVVWTFGFCSSTYHTSSTFRLSFCSSNKINHFFCEIPQLLALSCSDTSVNELVLIVTDVVLGVFCFIFIFGSYLFIILAVLKIRTAEGKMKAFSTCASHITVVLLFYGTLIFAYFKPSTGNASDMDKAVAVFYTIVIPMLNPILYSLRNKEVKDSVQRVIFRRVTFNE